The following proteins are encoded in a genomic region of Candidatus Leptovillus gracilis:
- a CDS encoding nucleotide pyrophosphohydrolase yields the protein MTIKECQRVVDEWVTTIGVRYYSELTNTAVLMEEVGEVARLMARLYGDQSFKKSDEAYDLADEMADVLFVLICLANQTGIDLTAAFVKNMAKKTSRDRDRHANNPKLRTIDD from the coding sequence CTGACCATAAAAGAATGTCAGCGGGTTGTAGATGAGTGGGTGACAACCATTGGCGTGCGTTATTATTCGGAGCTGACGAATACGGCCGTTCTCATGGAAGAAGTCGGTGAAGTGGCCCGGCTGATGGCCCGGTTGTATGGCGACCAATCCTTCAAGAAATCAGACGAAGCCTATGACCTGGCCGACGAAATGGCCGACGTGCTGTTTGTTCTTATTTGCCTGGCAAACCAGACCGGCATAGACCTGACGGCCGCCTTCGTTAAAAATATGGCTAAAAAAACCAGCCGCGACCGCGACCGCCACGCCAACAATCCAAAACTAAGAACGATTGACGATTGA
- a CDS encoding DinB family protein has translation MLDFTTLRNKTTTLSQLTESLTADDLRDLTNEMIDRMVDLITDSDDAAVTFQPADPNAYDAYATDSADVHLSWTLAHVIVHVTASAEESAFLAAEMARGVVRDGRSRYEIPWQTITTIAQCRARLEESRRMRLACLDVWPEPAHLDLTPPGPGVRPINAIARFVLGLYHDANHLEQIAEIVRQAAAVRAA, from the coding sequence ATGCTAGACTTTACCACGCTGCGCAACAAAACAACGACCCTGAGCCAGTTGACAGAATCGTTAACCGCTGATGATTTGCGTGACCTGACCAACGAAATGATTGACCGGATGGTGGATCTGATTACCGACAGCGACGATGCAGCCGTCACCTTTCAACCTGCCGACCCCAACGCTTATGACGCTTACGCCACCGACAGCGCCGATGTGCATCTTTCCTGGACTCTGGCCCATGTGATTGTCCACGTTACGGCTTCCGCCGAGGAGAGCGCCTTTTTGGCGGCGGAAATGGCGCGGGGGGTGGTGCGCGACGGCCGTTCGCGTTACGAAATCCCCTGGCAAACCATCACCACCATCGCCCAATGCCGCGCACGCCTGGAAGAAAGCCGCCGAATGCGCCTGGCCTGCCTGGACGTATGGCCGGAGCCGGCCCACCTGGACCTGACGCCGCCAGGTCCAGGAGTCAGACCCATTAACGCCATCGCTCGTTTTGTCCTCGGTCTGTACCACGACGCCAACCACCTGGAGCAAATTGCCGAGATTGTGCGGCAAGCGGCGGCTGTTCGTGCCGCCTGA
- a CDS encoding fasciclin domain-containing protein — MKRLTLLSLLTILALFIAACGSAEPTPMPTAVPAPTEEPMAAANTIVDIAVADGRFNTLVAAVTAAGLAETLAGEGSFTVFAPTDDAFAALPAGTVESLLQDPEGALKDILLYHVVDGKVMAADVVNLTSATTIQGEDIAISVEGGNVMLNGSATVIITDIEASNGVIHVIDAVILPPTMTTAAETLPSIVDIAVADGRFNTLVAAVTAAGLAETLAGEGSFTVFAPTDDAFAALPAGTVESLLQDPEGALKDILLYHVVDGKVMAADVVNLTSATTIQGEDIAVSVEGGNVMLNGSATVIITDIEASNGVIHVIDAVILPPTMTAAATDTMALPSIVDIAVADGRFNTLVAAVTAAGLAETLAGEGSFTVFAPTDDAFAALPAGTVESLLQDPEGALKDILLYHVVDGKVMAADVVNLTSATTLLGQDVAISIVGGSVILNGSATVIITDIEASNGVIHVIDAVLLPAN; from the coding sequence ATGAAACGCCTGACCCTTTTGAGTTTGTTAACGATTTTAGCCTTATTCATCGCCGCCTGTGGCTCAGCGGAGCCGACGCCCATGCCTACGGCCGTCCCCGCCCCCACTGAGGAACCGATGGCCGCAGCCAATACCATTGTAGACATTGCCGTGGCCGACGGCCGTTTTAACACCCTGGTCGCCGCCGTCACCGCCGCCGGGCTGGCCGAAACGCTGGCTGGCGAAGGCTCTTTCACCGTCTTCGCCCCGACCGATGATGCCTTTGCCGCCCTGCCGGCCGGCACCGTCGAAAGCCTGCTGCAAGACCCCGAAGGCGCGCTGAAAGACATTTTGCTCTACCATGTGGTGGATGGCAAAGTGATGGCCGCCGATGTGGTTAACCTGACATCCGCCACCACCATCCAGGGCGAAGACATCGCTATCAGCGTAGAAGGTGGTAACGTGATGCTGAATGGCAGCGCCACCGTCATTATCACCGACATCGAAGCCTCGAACGGCGTCATCCACGTCATTGACGCGGTGATTTTGCCCCCTACCATGACCACCGCCGCGGAAACGCTGCCCTCTATTGTAGACATTGCTGTGGCCGACGGCCGTTTTAACACCCTGGTCGCCGCCGTCACCGCCGCCGGGCTGGCCGAAACGCTGGCTGGCGAAGGCTCTTTCACCGTCTTCGCCCCGACCGATGATGCCTTTGCCGCCCTGCCGGCCGGCACCGTCGAAAGCCTGCTGCAAGACCCCGAAGGCGCGTTGAAAGACATTTTGCTCTACCACGTGGTAGATGGCAAAGTCATGGCCGCCGATGTGGTTAACCTGACATCCGCCACCACCATCCAGGGCGAAGACATCGCTGTCAGCGTAGAAGGTGGTAACGTGATGCTGAATGGCAGCGCCACCGTCATTATCACCGACATCGAAGCCTCGAACGGCGTCATCCACGTCATTGACGCGGTGATTTTGCCCCCTACCATGACTGCGGCCGCAACTGACACGATGGCCCTGCCTTCTATTGTAGACATTGCTGTGGCCGACGGCCGTTTTAACACCCTCGTCGCCGCCGTCACCGCCGCCGGGCTGGCCGAAACGCTGGCTGGCGAAGGCTCTTTCACCGTCTTCGCCCCGACCGATGATGCCTTTGCCGCCCTACCGGCCGGCACTGTCGAAAGCCTGCTGCAAGACCCCGAAGGCGCGCTGAAAGACATTTTGCTCTACCACGTGGTAGATGGCAAAGTGATGGCCGCCGATGTGGTTAACCTGACATCCGCCACCACCCTGTTGGGCCAGGACGTCGCCATTAGCATAGTTGGTGGCAGCGTTATACTCAACGGCAGCGCCACCGTCATCATCACCGACATCGAAGCCTCGAACGGGGTTATCCACGTGATTGACGCGGTCTTACTGCCCGCCAATTAG
- a CDS encoding NAD(P)H-binding protein, with protein MNSSKTAMIWGANGGIGRGLVQHLVAHDWTVAAINRQPEKTSDLTPHSFAADVTNDLAVQSAIIDTHYALGEIALWVYRKLYYAQI; from the coding sequence ATGAATTCGAGCAAAACAGCCATGATTTGGGGGGCCAACGGCGGCATCGGCCGTGGCCTGGTTCAGCACCTTGTCGCGCACGATTGGACGGTTGCTGCCATCAACCGCCAACCAGAAAAAACCAGCGATCTCACCCCCCACAGTTTCGCTGCCGATGTCACCAACGACCTGGCAGTGCAAAGCGCTATCATAGATACCCATTATGCCCTGGGGGAAATTGCCTTGTGGGTGTATAGGAAATTGTATTATGCCCAGATTTGA
- a CDS encoding FAD-dependent oxidoreductase — MIRLPHTLIIGAGIGGLTAAALLLDAGHRVTVLESHTYPGGSAGTFYHKGFRFDAGATLAGGFAPGGPHARLAEILRLEWPVHPVDPAWVVHLPDGRAITQWADPQQWQAEWRAAFPQSGGFWRTQEKLADISWDISSRPFPWPPESAGDLWRLTKALRPRTMQALPYLFHTVGSVANAQDPMFKAFLDGQLLIAAQTTSDSAQALYGSAALDLPRRGVNHVQGGIGALAQTLVDWIRAHGGEVLYRQRVTKIEVERGQATAIVTQKGQRFSGDAILANLTPWALADLLGEQVPARLQKEIARREPTWGAFTLYLGLDAARLPALSAEHHQVIVDHTQPLGEGNSVFISLSDAADSRRGPTGTRTATLSTHTAVAPWWRLRQGNDEAAYRQRRDVYTTKLLNAAEQAVPGIGQAITLCLPGTPVTFQFYTGRPLGMVGGFAQTSLFKARGPGTGVGNLWLVGDSIFPGQSTAGVTLGGMRVAAAVLQANNPTRSRRPNALSPAGD; from the coding sequence ATGATCCGCCTGCCCCACACCCTCATCATCGGCGCAGGCATTGGCGGGCTGACGGCCGCGGCGCTGCTGCTAGACGCCGGCCACCGCGTCACGGTGTTGGAAAGCCACACGTATCCTGGTGGCAGCGCCGGAACCTTTTACCACAAGGGCTTCCGCTTCGACGCCGGGGCGACCCTGGCCGGTGGATTTGCCCCCGGCGGCCCTCACGCCCGGCTGGCCGAAATCTTGCGGCTGGAATGGCCGGTCCATCCGGTAGACCCGGCCTGGGTGGTGCATTTGCCCGACGGCCGGGCCATCACCCAATGGGCCGATCCGCAGCAGTGGCAGGCCGAATGGCGCGCCGCTTTCCCACAAAGCGGCGGCTTTTGGCGCACCCAGGAAAAACTGGCCGACATCAGTTGGGACATTTCCAGCCGTCCCTTTCCCTGGCCGCCAGAATCGGCCGGCGACCTGTGGCGCCTGACCAAAGCGCTGCGGCCCCGCACCATGCAAGCCCTGCCTTATCTGTTTCACACGGTGGGCAGCGTCGCCAATGCCCAAGACCCCATGTTCAAAGCGTTCCTGGACGGCCAACTGCTCATTGCCGCCCAGACCACATCCGATTCGGCCCAGGCGCTGTATGGCAGCGCCGCGCTGGATTTGCCGCGGCGCGGCGTCAACCATGTGCAGGGCGGCATCGGCGCGTTGGCGCAAACATTGGTGGATTGGATTCGGGCGCACGGCGGCGAGGTGTTGTACCGCCAGCGGGTGACAAAAATAGAAGTGGAGAGGGGGCAGGCAACGGCCATTGTCACCCAAAAAGGGCAGCGCTTCAGCGGCGACGCCATCCTGGCGAACCTGACGCCCTGGGCGCTGGCCGACCTGCTGGGTGAACAGGTCCCGGCGAGGCTGCAAAAAGAAATCGCCCGGCGCGAGCCTACCTGGGGCGCCTTTACCCTGTACCTGGGATTGGACGCCGCCCGGCTGCCCGCTCTCAGCGCCGAACACCATCAGGTGATTGTGGACCACACCCAACCGCTGGGCGAGGGCAACTCCGTGTTTATCTCGTTGTCTGATGCGGCGGACAGCCGTCGTGGACCAACGGGCACGCGCACGGCGACATTGTCTACCCATACGGCCGTCGCCCCATGGTGGCGGCTGCGGCAGGGGAACGACGAGGCCGCCTATCGCCAACGGCGTGATGTTTATACCACAAAGCTGCTCAACGCCGCCGAGCAGGCTGTTCCCGGCATCGGCCAGGCCATCACGCTCTGCCTGCCTGGCACGCCGGTGACGTTCCAATTTTATACGGGACGGCCGTTGGGCATGGTGGGTGGTTTTGCCCAAACGTCGCTCTTCAAAGCACGTGGACCGGGCACAGGCGTGGGCAATTTGTGGCTGGTGGGCGATTCGATTTTCCCCGGCCAATCCACCGCCGGGGTGACGTTGGGCGGGATGCGCGTGGCTGCGGCCGTGTTGCAGGCCAACAACCCGACTAGATCGCGCCGGCCAAACGCATTATCTCCCGCCGGAGATTGA
- a CDS encoding YdcF family protein: MGLALMASLPFFWRTAVKWYYQRHIYTAEAVPAQRAAVVFGAAVYGNGRLSPILRDRVQTAVQLYQSGQVNKIIMSGDNQTLDYDEPSAMVAYAIAQGVPPEDVQPDYGGRRTYDTCYRARAIFQVDTAVLVTQAFHLPRALFTCRQLGVTSVGVSADLRSYRGAGWYEFRETVATLVALWDVIRQVPPPVLGEPLPLQ, encoded by the coding sequence ATGGGTCTGGCGCTGATGGCGAGTTTGCCCTTTTTTTGGCGCACGGCCGTTAAGTGGTATTACCAGCGCCACATCTACACGGCTGAGGCGGTTCCGGCGCAGCGGGCGGCGGTGGTATTTGGCGCGGCGGTGTATGGCAACGGCCGTCTCAGTCCTATTTTGCGTGACAGAGTGCAAACGGCCGTGCAGTTGTATCAAAGCGGCCAGGTCAACAAAATAATCATGTCTGGCGACAATCAAACGCTGGACTACGACGAACCGAGCGCCATGGTGGCCTACGCCATCGCCCAGGGCGTGCCGCCCGAAGACGTGCAGCCCGACTATGGCGGGCGGCGCACCTATGATACTTGCTACCGGGCGCGGGCTATTTTTCAGGTGGATACGGCCGTTTTGGTGACGCAGGCGTTTCACCTGCCGCGGGCGTTGTTCACCTGTCGCCAGTTGGGGGTGACAAGCGTCGGGGTGTCGGCCGATTTGCGCAGTTATCGTGGGGCGGGTTGGTATGAATTTCGTGAAACGGTGGCGACGTTGGTGGCTCTGTGGGATGTGATCCGGCAGGTTCCGCCGCCGGTGTTGGGCGAACCGCTGCCGCTGCAATAG
- a CDS encoding acyl-CoA dehydrogenase family protein: MNFQPFNQPAPELGNQYDDDRVLRSYLRRMLPEEIRRDIEPALRELGDLSGGELYQMQLADLPNEPILTQWDPWGNRIDQIEITSLWKRAEKLAAEFGVVAAAYEGRYGRFDRLNQFTRAYLFHPSTDVYTCPLAMTDGATRTLLKSGNRALIDQAIPHLTSRDPATFWTSGQWMTESTGGSDVGLSETVARQEDGEWRLYGRKWFTSATTSPMTLTLARPEGNPGGGRGLALFYLELRDEAGKLQNIEVARLKDKLGTRKVPTAELYMHGTPATPVMELANGVRNIVPMLHLTRTWNSVTAVSFMRRGLALARDYAQKRWAFGAHLAQKPLHLDTLAAIQAEFEAAFMLSFFVVELIGKEENGDLTEEEGHLLRLLTSINKLVTGKQAVAAASEVLEAFGGAGYVEDTGLPLLLRDSQVLPIWEGTTNVLALDALRALTSEEGEGLRALKSKIHACTASARQPSLAQTGQFAITAVTHAEQWLLQALSAGQPAVEAGARRFALTLGRALELALLAEHAQWSLAVEKDGRALAAARRFAQTGIDLIGDIDRDDAVALANDWPLPLP; this comes from the coding sequence ATGAATTTTCAACCGTTTAACCAACCGGCCCCGGAACTGGGCAACCAGTACGACGACGACCGGGTGCTGCGCTCTTACCTGCGGCGCATGCTTCCAGAAGAAATTCGCCGCGACATCGAACCGGCCTTGCGCGAATTAGGTGACTTGTCCGGCGGCGAACTGTACCAGATGCAGCTTGCCGATTTACCCAACGAACCAATCCTTACCCAATGGGACCCCTGGGGCAACCGCATTGATCAGATCGAAATCACATCCCTCTGGAAGCGGGCGGAAAAGCTGGCGGCCGAATTTGGCGTGGTGGCGGCGGCGTATGAGGGACGATACGGCCGTTTCGACCGCCTCAACCAGTTCACCCGCGCTTATCTCTTCCACCCGTCCACCGATGTCTACACCTGCCCACTGGCGATGACCGACGGAGCCACCCGCACGCTGCTCAAATCGGGCAACCGGGCGCTGATTGACCAGGCGATCCCCCATCTCACCAGCCGCGATCCGGCCACCTTTTGGACCAGCGGCCAGTGGATGACCGAATCCACCGGCGGCTCGGACGTGGGCCTGAGCGAGACGGTGGCGCGGCAGGAAGATGGCGAATGGCGGCTGTACGGCCGTAAATGGTTCACCAGCGCCACCACCTCCCCCATGACCCTCACCCTGGCCCGCCCTGAAGGCAACCCCGGCGGCGGACGCGGGTTGGCCCTCTTTTACCTGGAACTGCGCGACGAGGCGGGAAAGCTGCAAAACATCGAAGTCGCCCGCCTGAAGGACAAACTGGGTACGCGCAAAGTGCCCACCGCCGAACTCTACATGCATGGAACCCCGGCCACGCCGGTGATGGAGTTGGCGAACGGCGTGCGCAACATCGTGCCGATGCTGCACCTGACGCGCACCTGGAACAGCGTGACGGCCGTTTCCTTCATGCGGCGCGGGTTGGCATTGGCGCGTGACTACGCGCAAAAGAGATGGGCCTTCGGCGCGCATCTGGCGCAAAAGCCGCTGCACCTGGACACCCTGGCGGCCATCCAGGCGGAATTTGAAGCCGCTTTTATGCTCAGTTTCTTTGTGGTCGAGCTGATCGGCAAAGAAGAAAATGGCGATCTGACGGAGGAAGAAGGCCACCTGCTGCGGCTGCTCACATCCATCAACAAACTGGTCACCGGCAAGCAGGCGGTGGCCGCCGCCAGCGAAGTGCTGGAGGCGTTTGGCGGCGCGGGCTATGTGGAAGATACTGGCCTGCCGCTGCTGCTGCGCGACAGCCAGGTCTTGCCCATCTGGGAGGGCACGACCAACGTGCTGGCGCTCGACGCCCTGCGTGCCCTGACCAGTGAAGAAGGCGAAGGGCTGCGGGCGCTAAAGAGCAAAATACACGCCTGCACCGCCAGCGCCCGGCAGCCGTCGCTGGCGCAAACGGGGCAGTTTGCCATCACGGCCGTCACCCACGCCGAACAATGGCTGCTCCAGGCGCTGAGCGCCGGACAACCGGCGGTGGAAGCCGGGGCGCGCCGTTTTGCGTTAACCCTGGGTAGGGCGTTAGAATTAGCCCTGCTGGCAGAACACGCGCAGTGGTCGTTGGCGGTGGAAAAAGACGGCCGTGCTCTGGCCGCCGCCCGCCGCTTTGCCCAAACCGGCATTGATCTGATTGGCGACATAGACCGGGACGACGCCGTGGCGCTGGCAAACGATTGGCCGCTGCCACTGCCTTAA
- a CDS encoding protein kinase yields the protein MTTKLGRVINNRYQLESLLGDGGMGAVYRAHDRNLNRQVAIKLMHEQYARQTEFRNRLIQEAQTAAQLDHPSIVRIFDFGSSDEGLFIAMEYVDGGSLRAHLRRLQQDRKYLPLAQSLQIGSHIALALDYAHRRGIVHRDVKPGNIILKRLARGDKPGEQPFRAVLTDFGLVKLSEGSDMTKTGMTLGTPTYMSPEQCEGGALDGRSDLYGLGVVLYELFTNRLPFSFQNLSEAVAAHSKGVMPPPAHEVRPDIPPILDAILGKLLDKDPANRYANGLELDTALQGASLSLSGAATQIMTPESDILAQVNDPPPGYELLIDTPGHPTSKVPLTQAVITLGRSADNDIVLPAEGVSRNHARLQATPLGWEVQDLGGINGTFLNDHRLRADDPTALAPGMRVRIGPYALSLRGPEETPYESDRVVTSVGATAVSLGRTTPSAEAIDREEPLAIFLPQETFTVEPGRRLTVNLEILNRGAVDDRVTVRAQGIPQEWVSTTGEFIDLPAGATTQISLAVRPPRHRSTPVGRQRVRLELVSQRQRHLRVGVNLSLIVGGFVSFEASMSSSQIRLPDNVSVRIENTGNEAGEFSVTTRDPQRALKIRGERGRIPLAAGQATAVDLELEARQQSWLGGGEMYPFEVDVASQAGGRVTLNGEARTGPAIPVALLYTVLAVVVFCSALGGLALAFNVGDDLFGGGRSTATPTLVAAIDLTQTAVALTPTVDLTAVTITPAPGQDSDGDGLSDAQELIIGTDPNNPDTDLDRLSDGEEVLRYGTNPLDRDTDKDILIDGDEVLTWGTDPLRRDTSGDGISDGEAVARGLNPLVFHTPTPTVTTIFSPTPTGTPGPPTATWTPTSTWTPTATPSITPTPTATFTPSSTPTATPTGSPTATPTITATPTNTPQPNPVVACLVVPPVLDGSYSPVEWPGLPQIQFQPDGNPAGLVQGFLGRSGSTLYMAWLINDTTNDASDSLRLFFDTTRNLGDPDTSDRFFQIVRSGSLAVQAGIGSNSDGQFWNAGYSSGNWTAVIGETGSNQWVVEMSIDIAAEMAALTNPYGQMVQVLYTGELATWPVDGVSNNANTWQGVDWPTCP from the coding sequence ATGACCACAAAATTGGGTCGTGTCATCAACAATCGGTATCAGCTTGAATCATTGTTAGGCGATGGCGGCATGGGAGCCGTGTACCGCGCCCATGACCGCAACCTGAACCGGCAAGTTGCCATCAAGCTGATGCACGAGCAATATGCGCGCCAGACTGAATTTCGCAACCGGCTTATTCAGGAAGCGCAGACCGCCGCCCAATTGGACCATCCCTCCATCGTGCGCATCTTTGATTTTGGCTCGTCCGACGAAGGCTTGTTTATTGCTATGGAGTATGTGGATGGCGGCAGCCTGCGGGCACACCTGCGCCGTTTGCAGCAAGACCGCAAATATCTGCCGCTGGCGCAGAGCCTGCAAATTGGCAGCCACATTGCCTTGGCTTTGGATTACGCCCACCGCCGGGGTATCGTCCACCGCGACGTGAAGCCGGGCAACATCATCCTCAAGCGCCTGGCCCGTGGCGACAAACCGGGCGAACAACCTTTCCGCGCCGTGCTGACCGATTTTGGCCTGGTTAAACTGTCCGAAGGCTCCGACATGACCAAAACGGGCATGACCCTGGGCACACCGACCTACATGTCGCCGGAACAGTGTGAAGGTGGGGCGCTAGACGGCCGTTCCGACCTCTACGGCCTGGGCGTGGTGTTGTACGAACTGTTCACCAACCGCCTGCCTTTCTCCTTCCAAAACCTGTCGGAAGCTGTAGCCGCCCACAGCAAAGGGGTGATGCCGCCGCCCGCTCATGAAGTCCGCCCGGACATCCCGCCCATCCTGGACGCCATTCTGGGCAAACTGCTGGACAAAGACCCGGCTAACCGCTACGCCAATGGCCTGGAGCTAGACACCGCCCTACAAGGCGCGTCGCTCTCCCTTTCCGGCGCAGCCACCCAAATTATGACGCCAGAATCAGACATCCTGGCGCAGGTGAACGACCCGCCGCCCGGCTACGAACTGCTCATAGACACCCCCGGCCACCCCACCAGCAAGGTGCCGCTGACCCAGGCAGTCATCACTCTAGGACGCAGCGCCGACAACGACATTGTGCTGCCGGCCGAAGGCGTCTCGCGCAACCATGCGCGCCTGCAAGCGACCCCCCTGGGTTGGGAAGTGCAGGATTTGGGCGGCATCAACGGCACGTTTCTCAACGACCACCGCCTCCGCGCCGACGATCCCACGGCGTTGGCCCCGGGGATGCGGGTGCGAATTGGCCCTTATGCCCTCTCGCTGCGTGGGCCGGAAGAGACACCGTATGAGTCTGACAGAGTGGTTACGTCGGTGGGGGCAACGGCCGTTTCTTTGGGCCGCACCACCCCTTCGGCAGAAGCCATTGACCGGGAAGAGCCGTTAGCCATCTTTTTGCCCCAGGAGACGTTCACAGTGGAACCGGGCCGGCGGCTGACGGTGAATCTGGAAATCTTAAACCGGGGCGCTGTAGACGACCGGGTGACGGTGCGGGCGCAGGGCATTCCCCAGGAGTGGGTGAGTACGACCGGCGAGTTTATTGATTTGCCCGCCGGGGCGACCACGCAAATCTCCCTGGCTGTGCGCCCGCCGCGCCATCGCAGCACGCCAGTTGGGCGGCAGCGTGTGCGCCTGGAATTGGTTTCGCAGCGACAGCGCCACCTGAGAGTGGGCGTCAATCTGTCGCTTATTGTCGGTGGCTTTGTCTCGTTTGAGGCCAGCATGAGCAGCAGCCAGATTCGCCTACCCGACAACGTGAGCGTGCGTATTGAGAACACCGGCAACGAGGCCGGTGAATTTAGCGTCACCACCCGTGATCCGCAGCGCGCCCTGAAAATTCGTGGCGAGCGCGGCCGTATTCCTTTGGCCGCCGGTCAGGCGACGGCCGTTGACCTGGAGTTGGAAGCGCGGCAGCAAAGCTGGCTCGGTGGCGGCGAGATGTACCCCTTTGAGGTAGATGTGGCGTCGCAGGCTGGCGGCCGCGTCACCTTGAACGGCGAGGCGCGGACCGGACCGGCTATTCCGGTGGCGCTGCTGTACACGGTGCTGGCGGTGGTGGTGTTTTGCAGCGCGTTGGGCGGCTTGGCGCTGGCGTTTAACGTCGGCGACGACCTGTTTGGCGGTGGCCGCTCTACGGCCACCCCCACGCTGGTGGCGGCGATTGACCTGACACAAACGGCCGTTGCCCTGACGCCAACAGTTGATTTAACGGCCGTTACCATCACCCCCGCACCCGGCCAGGACAGCGACGGCGATGGCCTGAGCGATGCGCAAGAACTGATCATCGGCACAGACCCCAACAACCCGGATACCGACCTGGACCGCCTGAGCGATGGTGAAGAAGTTCTGCGTTATGGAACCAACCCCCTGGACCGGGACACCGATAAGGACATTTTGATTGACGGCGATGAAGTGCTGACCTGGGGCACAGACCCACTGCGGCGTGATACGTCTGGCGATGGCATTTCCGATGGCGAAGCGGTAGCCAGAGGCTTAAACCCACTGGTTTTCCACACGCCGACGCCCACAGTAACAACTATCTTCTCGCCCACACCCACCGGCACGCCAGGACCGCCTACAGCCACTTGGACACCCACCTCCACCTGGACGCCAACGGCGACACCCTCTATCACGCCGACGCCGACGGCCACTTTCACCCCATCTAGCACGCCAACGGCCACGCCCACCGGTTCGCCGACGGCCACGCCGACCATCACCGCCACCCCCACCAATACGCCGCAGCCCAATCCGGTGGTGGCCTGTCTGGTCGTTCCGCCGGTGTTGGACGGTAGTTACAGCCCGGTGGAATGGCCCGGCCTGCCACAAATCCAATTCCAGCCAGATGGGAATCCGGCCGGTCTGGTGCAGGGTTTTCTGGGGCGCAGTGGCAGTACCCTTTACATGGCCTGGCTAATCAACGACACCACCAACGACGCCAGCGATTCTTTGCGCCTGTTCTTTGATACGACGCGCAACCTGGGCGACCCGGATACGTCTGACCGGTTCTTCCAGATCGTGCGCAGTGGCTCGCTGGCGGTGCAGGCGGGCATTGGCAGCAATTCCGATGGGCAGTTCTGGAATGCCGGGTATAGCAGTGGAAACTGGACGGCCGTCATCGGTGAAACCGGCAGCAATCAATGGGTGGTGGAGATGAGCATAGACATCGCCGCCGAAATGGCCGCCCTGACCAATCCCTACGGCCAGATGGTTCAGGTTTTGTACACCGGTGAATTAGCCACCTGGCCTGTGGACGGCGTGTCCAATAACGCCAATACCTGGCAAGGCGTAGACTGGCCGACTTGTCCGTAG
- a CDS encoding MaoC family dehydratase N-terminal domain-containing protein: MSIDLEQVLNHAFKSAPSVYDEDDAILYALSIGMGANPVDPAELPFVYELHGSGFQALPTLAVTFPFTLFWQIVDVPGLSFNPMMLLHGEQSVELKRPLPPSATFTNQARITNIYDKGSGALVILEVQTVDETGAEVALNRSSLFIRGLGGFGGDRGPSASKANQPPDRAPDAIVREQTQPNQALLYRLSSKDRNPLHADPQMAAFGGFDRPILHGLCTYGFAARAVMKTFTGYEVSRFKGMQARFSKHVFPGETLITEMWQESANRVVFQCKAAERDEIVLANAVIDLH, translated from the coding sequence ATGTCCATTGACCTCGAACAAGTCCTTAACCACGCATTCAAGTCTGCGCCGAGCGTTTACGACGAGGATGACGCCATTCTCTACGCCCTGTCCATTGGCATGGGCGCCAACCCGGTAGACCCGGCCGAACTGCCGTTTGTCTACGAACTGCACGGATCCGGCTTTCAAGCGCTTCCCACGCTGGCCGTCACGTTTCCGTTTACGTTGTTCTGGCAAATTGTGGACGTGCCCGGCCTGAGTTTTAACCCGATGATGCTGCTGCATGGCGAACAGAGCGTGGAATTGAAACGGCCGTTACCCCCCAGCGCCACCTTCACCAACCAGGCCCGCATCACCAACATCTACGACAAAGGCTCCGGCGCACTGGTCATCCTGGAAGTACAAACAGTGGACGAAACTGGCGCCGAAGTGGCCCTAAACCGCAGTTCCCTCTTCATCCGCGGGTTGGGCGGCTTCGGCGGCGACCGTGGCCCATCTGCCAGCAAGGCCAATCAGCCGCCCGATCGCGCCCCGGACGCCATTGTCCGCGAACAAACGCAGCCCAATCAAGCCCTGCTGTATCGCCTCTCGTCCAAAGACCGCAATCCGCTGCACGCCGATCCACAAATGGCCGCTTTTGGCGGCTTCGACCGGCCCATTTTGCATGGCCTGTGTACGTATGGCTTCGCCGCCCGCGCTGTGATGAAGACGTTTACTGGCTATGAAGTAAGCCGTTTCAAAGGAATGCAGGCGCGTTTTAGCAAACATGTCTTTCCCGGCGAGACGCTCATCACCGAAATGTGGCAGGAGTCGGCCAATCGGGTTGTTTTCCAATGCAAAGCGGCCGAACGAGACGAAATTGTCTTAGCAAATGCCGTGATAGACCTGCATTAA